The Oenanthe melanoleuca isolate GR-GAL-2019-014 chromosome 1A, OMel1.0, whole genome shotgun sequence genome contains a region encoding:
- the ETFBKMT gene encoding electron transfer flavoprotein beta subunit lysine methyltransferase, giving the protein MAFHGWKQLLFLGRQNTLTKVWRSRRGGSSLCWKRCCHWSTGKSLDPEVRAFLEENTEVTNSGHLTPEIRLRLLTPRCRFWREKPDLWPYGDPFWAIYWPGGQALSRYILDNPHVVKGRSVLDLGSGCGATAIAAVMSGASQVLANDIDPIAGMAMILNCELNHLNPFPITIKNIINSEAGNWDLIVLGDMFYDEQLADGLHRWLQKCIRIHQTDVLIGDPGRHQFLSHSIHSQLHKVIEYSLPEYTRQENYGLTSSIVWSYQPSNSLDDS; this is encoded by the exons ATGGCCTTCCatggctggaagcagctgctctTCTTGGGCAGGCAGAACACCCTTACCAAGGTGTGGAGAAGCAGGAGGGGAggctcctctctgtgctggaagCGCTGCTGCCATTGGAGCACAGGCAAATCTCTGGACCCCGAGGTGAGAGCGTTTTTGGAGGAGAACACCGAGGTCACCAACAGCGGGCACCTCACACCAGAGATCCGGCTGCGCCTCCTCACCCCTCGCTGCAGGTTCTGGAGAGAAAAACCTGACCTGTGGCCTTATGGAGACCCCTTCTGGGCAATTTACTGGCCAGGAGGCCAAGCCCTCTCCAG gtATATTTTAGATAATCCACATGTGGTTAAAGGGCGATCGGTTCTGGATCTTGGAAGTGGATGTGGAGCAACAGCAATAGCTGCTGTGATGAGTGGTGCATCCCAAGTCCTTGCCAATGACATTGACCCTA ttgCAGGAATGGCAATGATCTTGAACTGTGAACTGAACCACCTGAATCCCTTCCCCATCACCATTAAGAATATCATCAATTCAGAGGCTGGCAACTGGGACCTCATAGTTCTAGGAGATATGTTTTATGATGAACAACTTGCTGATGGTCTGCATCGCTGGCTGCAGAAGTGCATCAGGATTCACCAGACTGATGTGCTGATTGGTGACCCTGGCAGACATCAATTTTTAAGCCACAGCATTCACAGTCAGCTGCACAAAGTTATAGAATATTCACTGCCTGAGTATACAAGACAAGAAAACTATGGGCTAACATCAAGTATTGTCTGGAGTTATCAGCCTTCAAACAGCTTAGACGACTCTTGA